A genomic window from Candidatus Nitrosoglobus terrae includes:
- the rsxG gene encoding electron transport complex subunit RsxG: MFRIALLLGLFSIIGIGLVTITEHFTQRKIKSNEQAALRQSIEAILPANSYNNSILTDTLQVTDPLLGTKDPVTIYRARQDNRPIAVVLTSIAPDGYNGAIQLLIGIGYDGKLTGVRVMSHHETPGLGDKIEIGKSNWILAFNDRSLHNPMLSNWKVKKDGGTFDQFTGATITPRAIVSAIYNCLQYFKNHREFLFSQNEENLNAIPYELRSN, translated from the coding sequence ATGTTTCGCATCGCGTTGCTGTTGGGGCTATTTTCAATCATTGGGATTGGTCTGGTAACCATCACTGAGCATTTTACTCAGAGAAAAATTAAATCGAATGAGCAAGCCGCTTTACGCCAGAGTATTGAAGCCATACTGCCTGCTAACAGCTACAATAACTCTATTTTAACAGATACACTTCAAGTGACGGATCCATTACTTGGTACGAAGGATCCCGTGACTATTTATCGAGCCCGTCAAGACAATCGCCCGATTGCTGTAGTCCTTACTTCAATAGCTCCTGATGGTTACAATGGTGCTATCCAATTGCTTATAGGCATTGGCTATGATGGGAAGCTCACGGGTGTGCGGGTGATGAGCCATCATGAAACCCCAGGGTTAGGGGATAAAATCGAGATTGGGAAATCCAATTGGATTTTAGCCTTCAATGATCGCTCTCTCCATAATCCCATGCTCTCTAACTGGAAAGTAAAAAAAGACGGAGGGACTTTCGATCAGTTTACTGGCGCAACGATTACCCCTCGAGCGATTGTTAGCGCAATTTATAATTGTCTTCAGTATTTTAAGAATCACCGGGAGTTTCTTTTTTCTCAAAATGAGGAGAATTTAAATGCCATCCCCTATGAGTTACGGTCAAATTAG
- a CDS encoding c-type cytochrome, producing MRSKIARWIGILLALALVAVGIAAWYKLSREVEQTALKGAPMEAWFKYGSIGNESNQGIPYWVWRVLPKIFPDYLPNGYDALGNPWEPGYDVPVGFSKQTVGFPRVAPNCAFCHVAQYRTQENESPTIVVPGPGNTVNPQGYASFLTQAANDDRFNSDNILEQIALIYRLSKIDKWFYRYLIIPATKKALITTGKQSAWIQARPTWGLGRVDPVNPFKFNNLHMKDDGTIGNSDIMPLWDIKIYEGDALHWDGLTTNLHESITASAIGVGMTYSATANKNLARIENWLQTGVHLPSSPYSADKSPDSPYYLDKQLITAGKKIYEDHCAQCHAPQGSRYRTVVALKEVGTDRHRLDEWTAETSKRVNNYRGSHSWYQLAFNSWNFEHFRKIWGYLAIPLDGLWLRGPYLHNGSVPTLWDILKKPQDRPKVFYRGIDLLDPVNVGFISQGNEAERIGFRYDTSLLGNSNRGHLFGTNLPEEQKRALLEYLKTL from the coding sequence ATGAGGTCAAAAATAGCTCGCTGGATAGGGATTCTACTAGCATTGGCGCTAGTGGCTGTGGGTATTGCTGCTTGGTATAAGTTATCACGGGAAGTTGAGCAAACTGCCCTTAAAGGGGCGCCGATGGAAGCGTGGTTTAAATACGGATCTATAGGTAATGAAAGTAATCAAGGCATCCCTTATTGGGTATGGCGGGTATTACCCAAAATATTTCCTGATTACTTGCCTAATGGGTATGATGCTTTGGGTAACCCTTGGGAGCCTGGCTATGATGTACCTGTAGGTTTCTCGAAACAGACAGTGGGTTTTCCTAGAGTAGCGCCCAATTGTGCTTTTTGCCATGTAGCGCAATACCGTACTCAGGAAAATGAATCACCTACTATTGTAGTTCCAGGGCCTGGAAATACTGTTAACCCCCAAGGCTATGCTAGTTTTCTTACTCAAGCGGCTAATGATGATCGATTTAATTCAGATAATATTCTGGAGCAGATAGCGTTAATCTATAGATTATCCAAAATTGATAAATGGTTCTACCGTTATCTTATTATCCCTGCAACTAAAAAAGCTTTAATTACAACTGGGAAGCAGTCTGCTTGGATTCAGGCTAGACCCACTTGGGGTCTAGGACGAGTTGATCCTGTTAATCCATTTAAATTTAATAACCTGCATATGAAGGACGATGGAACTATTGGTAATTCGGACATTATGCCTTTATGGGATATAAAGATTTATGAGGGAGATGCCCTACATTGGGATGGTTTAACGACCAATCTTCATGAGTCAATAACAGCTTCAGCTATTGGTGTGGGCATGACTTATAGCGCTACCGCCAATAAAAATCTAGCCCGTATTGAGAACTGGTTACAAACTGGGGTTCACCTGCCTTCTTCTCCATATAGTGCCGATAAGAGTCCAGACTCTCCTTACTATCTGGATAAACAATTAATCACTGCCGGTAAAAAAATATATGAGGATCACTGCGCTCAATGTCACGCGCCACAAGGATCTCGTTATAGAACAGTAGTAGCGCTTAAGGAAGTGGGAACTGATCGCCATCGGTTGGATGAGTGGACAGCAGAGACTTCAAAACGCGTTAATAATTATCGAGGCAGCCATAGTTGGTATCAGTTAGCTTTTAATAGCTGGAATTTTGAGCATTTTAGAAAAATATGGGGCTATCTTGCTATACCTCTTGATGGTTTATGGTTACGGGGACCTTATCTCCATAATGGGTCAGTACCCACTTTGTGGGATATACTTAAAAAACCACAGGATCGCCCTAAAGTATTTTATCGAGGTATTGATCTCCTAGATCCAGTGAATGTAGGTTTTATATCTCAGGGGAATGAAGCTGAACGTATTGGTTTTCGCTACGATACTAGCCTCCTTGGCAATAGTAATCGAGGTCATTTATTTGGAACTAATTTACCAGAAGAGCAAAAAAGAGCGCTACTGGAATATTTAAAAACACTTTAG
- a CDS encoding acyltransferase family protein: MEFQKEKLEWIQALRAFAAISVVLFHTRVFLENKEILKPLWSLFSQGFLGVDIFFTISGYVVALSLLAKSPSMTMGTKFYIRRLIRIYSGYWPVLFVTLLFSVAQLRPILHVKEKMFTSILLSSTQMPDHWLEVAWSLAFEIRLYFLIILIYLLPGENFRKKILVTIFITIGYNLYWYTQHYNLVTEGVWSLRSVISSNIIEFLLGAYIATLPIGSFNFNKDMLLIPVFLIAATMSVIVGSNSLFNANYEFMRVGTYGIAGLFLLLIALTLQAHRKEIPKFITVIGDSSYSLYLLHPLILSLALFIANKLQNPTADIFLAIFAFVLSIYISVQWSKSVELPLYNALISFIK; encoded by the coding sequence ATGGAATTCCAAAAAGAAAAACTTGAATGGATACAAGCACTGCGTGCATTTGCAGCTATATCCGTAGTGCTCTTTCATACAAGAGTATTTTTAGAAAATAAAGAAATACTTAAACCTTTATGGTCTTTATTTTCCCAAGGATTCTTAGGCGTTGATATATTCTTCACTATCAGTGGCTATGTTGTAGCATTAAGTTTATTAGCAAAATCCCCAAGCATGACAATGGGAACTAAGTTTTATATTAGAAGGTTAATTAGAATATATTCTGGATACTGGCCGGTATTATTTGTAACACTACTATTTTCTGTAGCTCAGCTAAGACCTATTTTACACGTAAAAGAAAAGATGTTTACCAGTATCTTGTTGTCATCTACCCAAATGCCTGATCATTGGCTAGAAGTGGCTTGGTCGCTTGCTTTTGAGATTAGGTTATATTTTTTAATAATTTTGATTTATCTACTGCCCGGGGAAAATTTTCGGAAAAAAATACTGGTGACTATATTTATTACTATCGGCTACAACCTATACTGGTATACACAGCACTATAACTTAGTAACGGAAGGGGTATGGTCGCTTCGGAGTGTGATTTCCTCCAATATTATAGAGTTTTTACTGGGTGCTTATATAGCTACCCTACCCATTGGTTCCTTTAATTTTAATAAGGATATGTTGTTGATACCCGTTTTTTTAATAGCGGCAACCATGTCTGTAATTGTTGGATCAAATTCTTTATTCAATGCAAATTATGAATTCATGAGGGTAGGAACCTATGGTATAGCGGGGTTATTTCTCTTATTGATTGCCCTAACATTACAAGCACATAGAAAAGAAATACCAAAATTTATTACAGTAATTGGGGATAGCTCCTATAGTTTATACTTATTACATCCTTTAATTTTATCTTTGGCACTTTTCATAGCCAATAAACTACAGAATCCAACTGCTGATATTTTTCTTGCCATATTTGCTTTTGTGCTAAGCATTTATATTTCAGTTCAATGGTCAAAATCCGTAGAGTTACCGTTATATAACGCACTAATATCATTTATTAAATGA
- the metG gene encoding methionine--tRNA ligase, producing MPRSRKILVTSALPYANGPIHLGHLVEYIQTDIWVRFQRMRNHECYYVCADDAHGTPIMLRAQQEGITPEALIQQFSIEHQADFADFSISFDNYYSTHSPENCALSEAIYLANQAKGHITTRVIKQAYDPIKRIFLPDRFIRGTCPRCAAPDQYGDSCEICGATYSPTDLKEAVSVLSGMPPVERESVHYFFKLSHFESLLRSWTGEDGHLQHEMANKLNEWFETGLQDWDISRDAPYFGFPIPDTTDKYFYVWLDAPIGYLASFKNLCERKGLDFDAFMTPESTAELYHFIGKDILYFHALFWPAMLHSAGFRLPTAIFAHGFLTVNGQKMSKSRGTFIKARTYLDHLNPEYLRYYFATKLSSGIEDLDLNFEDFMARVNADLVGKIVNIASRCAGFINKHFSNQLSNRLINEDLFTEFAIANDRLAQAYENREFGYAMREIMALADKANRYIDNHKPWVVIKNPERGQEVQEICTLGLNLFRQLILYLKPVLPMTAKKTESFLNCKPLTWVDAHVPLLNHAIHHFEPLLVRVEKAKINTMLEDSKEHLKKNENFPQSSTFLAANPIAETIQFEDFAKLDLRVAKILKAEAIEGAEKLLRLELEIGGETRQVFAGIKAAYAPENLVGRLTVMIANLAPRKMRFGVSEGMVLAAGSGGKEIYLLNPDEGAQAGMRVK from the coding sequence ATGCCACGTTCACGTAAGATACTTGTTACTAGCGCCCTTCCTTACGCTAATGGCCCCATACATCTAGGCCACTTAGTAGAGTACATCCAAACAGATATTTGGGTACGTTTTCAACGTATGCGAAATCATGAGTGTTATTATGTCTGCGCTGACGATGCGCATGGTACCCCCATTATGCTGCGGGCCCAACAAGAAGGGATAACTCCTGAGGCATTAATTCAACAATTTAGCATAGAACACCAAGCTGATTTTGCGGATTTTTCAATTAGTTTTGATAATTACTACAGCACCCACTCACCAGAAAATTGTGCTTTATCGGAGGCTATTTATCTAGCTAATCAAGCAAAAGGGCACATTACTACGCGTGTCATTAAGCAAGCTTATGACCCTATTAAAAGGATATTTTTACCCGATCGATTTATTCGCGGTACCTGTCCCCGTTGTGCAGCTCCTGATCAGTATGGAGATAGTTGTGAAATTTGCGGAGCAACTTACTCTCCCACTGATTTGAAAGAGGCTGTCTCAGTGCTCTCTGGTATGCCACCGGTAGAACGAGAATCAGTACATTACTTCTTTAAATTAAGTCATTTTGAGTCCTTATTAAGATCTTGGACGGGAGAAGATGGTCATCTTCAGCACGAAATGGCAAATAAATTAAACGAATGGTTTGAGACTGGGTTACAAGACTGGGATATCTCTCGCGATGCCCCTTATTTTGGCTTTCCAATTCCTGATACTACCGATAAATACTTCTATGTTTGGTTAGACGCACCCATTGGGTATCTAGCAAGCTTTAAGAATCTGTGTGAGCGTAAAGGACTTGATTTTGATGCTTTTATGACCCCAGAAAGTACCGCTGAGCTTTATCATTTTATCGGCAAAGATATCCTTTATTTTCATGCTTTATTCTGGCCTGCTATGCTCCACAGTGCTGGTTTTCGTTTACCCACGGCTATTTTTGCCCATGGTTTTTTAACGGTCAATGGCCAGAAAATGTCCAAATCTCGGGGAACTTTTATTAAAGCTCGTACTTATTTAGATCATTTAAACCCAGAATATTTACGTTATTATTTCGCCACCAAGCTTAGTAGTGGAATTGAAGATTTGGATCTTAATTTCGAAGATTTTATGGCTCGAGTCAATGCGGATCTTGTGGGTAAGATAGTAAACATCGCTAGCCGCTGTGCAGGCTTTATTAATAAACATTTTAGTAACCAGCTTTCAAATCGCTTAATTAACGAGGACTTGTTTACAGAATTTGCAATAGCCAATGATCGATTAGCCCAAGCTTATGAAAATCGAGAATTTGGCTATGCAATGCGGGAAATTATGGCACTTGCGGATAAAGCCAATCGCTATATTGATAATCATAAACCTTGGGTAGTCATTAAAAATCCAGAGCGAGGGCAAGAAGTCCAAGAAATTTGTACCTTGGGCCTTAACCTCTTTCGGCAATTAATACTCTACCTTAAACCGGTTCTGCCTATGACGGCAAAAAAAACCGAGAGCTTCCTCAATTGCAAGCCTCTTACTTGGGTTGATGCTCACGTACCTTTGCTTAATCATGCTATTCATCATTTTGAACCTCTGCTGGTTCGTGTGGAAAAAGCTAAAATTAATACTATGCTTGAAGATTCTAAAGAACACTTGAAAAAAAATGAAAATTTTCCTCAGTCCAGCACCTTCCTAGCTGCAAACCCTATTGCTGAAACAATTCAATTTGAAGATTTTGCTAAGCTCGATCTTAGAGTGGCTAAAATATTAAAAGCAGAAGCAATAGAAGGCGCTGAAAAGCTATTGCGCTTGGAGTTAGAGATAGGCGGTGAGACCCGCCAAGTTTTTGCTGGCATTAAAGCCGCTTATGCGCCTGAGAATCTAGTAGGCCGCCTAACGGTTATGATTGCCAATTTAGCACCCCGAAAAATGCGTTTTGGAGTCTCTGAAGGTATGGTGTTGGCAGCTGGCTCCGGCGGTAAAGAGATTTATTTACTCAATCCAGATGAAGGTGCTCAGGCAGGGATGCGGGTAAAGTAA
- the rsxB gene encoding electron transport complex subunit RsxB yields the protein MLVAIVTLSALTVFCGLILGYAHLHFKVKGNPIVDQINALLPQTQCGQCGYPGCQPYAQAIAADEVDINCCPPGGEATIIALANLLVRDPKPLDPQKEEKPKALAVIDENLCIGCTLCIQACPVDAILGAPRYLHTVIVAECTGCELCVAPCPIDCIDMVPITNQSTTWKWPYPNPNIEQAQKSQKDVRLISLKY from the coding sequence ATGCTAGTTGCTATTGTAACATTATCAGCACTTACTGTATTTTGTGGCCTTATTTTAGGCTACGCCCACCTTCACTTTAAGGTAAAAGGCAATCCTATTGTTGATCAAATAAATGCTCTGCTGCCTCAAACCCAATGTGGTCAATGCGGATATCCAGGCTGCCAGCCCTATGCTCAAGCCATTGCCGCTGATGAAGTCGATATTAATTGTTGCCCGCCTGGAGGAGAAGCCACTATTATTGCCTTAGCCAATTTGCTGGTTCGTGATCCTAAACCCTTAGATCCGCAAAAAGAAGAAAAACCTAAGGCATTAGCCGTTATTGATGAAAATCTTTGTATTGGCTGCACCCTTTGCATTCAAGCTTGTCCTGTAGATGCCATTTTGGGAGCCCCTCGATATCTACATACAGTCATTGTCGCTGAATGCACAGGCTGTGAATTATGCGTAGCGCCTTGTCCTATCGATTGTATTGATATGGTTCCAATCACCAACCAAAGCACAACTTGGAAATGGCCTTATCCCAATCCCAATATTGAGCAAGCACAAAAATCTCAAAAAGACGTGAGACTCATCTCTCTAAAATATTAG
- the apbC gene encoding iron-sulfur cluster carrier protein ApbC, translating to MITQAQVEEALRNYRDLYLEQDLVSAEVIESILIEGEKIILKIKLGFPAKGHIPKLTAAIKEAIAPIENVIDIEIDVCWEVNTHKVPQGSQPYPQIKNIIAVASGKGGVGKSTVAANLALALATEGATVGMLDADIYGPSQPRMLGVHQRPQSVDGKSIEPVMSYGIQTMSIGFLIDEEDPMIWRGPMVTSALQQMLKDTNWRNLDYLVVDLPPGTGDIQLTLVQRVPVSGAVIVTTPQDIALLDARKGLKMFEKVNVPVLGIIENMSSHICSQCGHEEPIFGEGGGARMAEQYNVALLGQLPLDKRIRENADSGCPSVVADPQGHIAEIYQDIARRIAAKLSLQTKNLSTQFPKIIIEDN from the coding sequence ATGATCACTCAAGCCCAAGTGGAAGAGGCTTTAAGGAACTATCGTGATCTTTACCTTGAGCAGGATTTAGTTTCTGCGGAGGTAATAGAATCCATCCTTATCGAAGGGGAAAAGATTATTTTAAAGATCAAACTTGGATTTCCGGCTAAAGGCCATATACCTAAATTAACCGCTGCTATTAAGGAAGCCATTGCCCCTATAGAGAATGTAATAGACATTGAAATCGACGTATGTTGGGAGGTTAATACTCATAAAGTGCCGCAAGGAAGTCAACCTTACCCGCAAATTAAAAATATTATTGCGGTAGCATCAGGTAAGGGCGGTGTAGGTAAATCTACGGTAGCAGCTAATCTGGCTTTGGCTCTAGCAACGGAAGGGGCAACCGTAGGGATGTTAGATGCAGATATCTATGGCCCTAGCCAGCCTAGAATGCTGGGAGTTCATCAACGACCCCAATCTGTTGATGGTAAATCCATAGAGCCAGTGATGAGCTATGGAATCCAAACAATGTCTATTGGATTTCTGATTGATGAAGAAGATCCAATGATTTGGCGTGGCCCCATGGTAACTTCAGCATTACAGCAGATGTTAAAAGATACTAATTGGCGCAATTTGGACTACTTGGTTGTTGATTTACCCCCAGGAACGGGTGATATCCAGCTTACTTTGGTTCAACGGGTTCCGGTAAGTGGCGCTGTTATTGTAACCACACCTCAAGATATTGCTCTTTTAGATGCCCGCAAAGGGCTGAAGATGTTTGAAAAAGTCAATGTACCCGTGTTAGGAATCATAGAAAACATGAGTAGCCATATCTGTAGCCAGTGTGGTCATGAGGAGCCAATTTTTGGAGAAGGAGGAGGAGCACGGATGGCAGAGCAGTACAATGTGGCGCTTTTAGGGCAGCTCCCTCTTGATAAGCGTATCCGTGAAAATGCTGATAGCGGTTGTCCCAGCGTGGTCGCTGATCCACAGGGACACATTGCGGAAATCTATCAAGATATTGCTCGCCGTATCGCTGCTAAACTTTCTTTGCAGACTAAAAATCTCAGCACTCAATTTCCAAAGATTATTATTGAAGATAATTAA
- the rsxA gene encoding electron transport complex subunit RsxA has protein sequence MREYALILISTVLVNNFVLVKFLGLCPFMGVSRKLETAIGMGMATTFVLTLSSVCSYLINNYLLIPLGIEYLRTIAFILVIAFVVQFTEILLHKANPLLHQVLGIFLPLITTNCAVLGVALLNSQQHHGFLSSAIYGFGAAMGFSLVLVLFAAMRERIAVSEVPRPFQGPAIGLITAGLMSMAFMGFTGLTKG, from the coding sequence ATGAGGGAATATGCACTAATTTTAATTAGTACCGTATTAGTAAATAACTTTGTGCTGGTTAAATTTTTAGGCCTCTGCCCTTTTATGGGGGTTTCTCGCAAACTGGAAACTGCCATCGGTATGGGGATGGCCACTACTTTTGTGCTTACTCTATCTTCGGTATGTAGTTATTTAATTAACAACTATTTATTAATTCCCTTAGGCATTGAATATCTACGCACGATTGCTTTTATTCTAGTCATTGCTTTTGTGGTGCAATTTACTGAGATACTACTCCATAAAGCCAACCCGCTTTTACATCAAGTACTAGGAATATTTTTACCCTTAATTACGACTAATTGTGCGGTGCTGGGGGTAGCCCTACTTAATTCCCAGCAGCATCATGGGTTTTTATCATCTGCTATCTACGGTTTTGGGGCTGCCATGGGGTTTTCTCTAGTATTAGTATTGTTTGCCGCGATGCGTGAGCGGATTGCTGTATCAGAGGTACCTCGCCCTTTTCAAGGGCCGGCTATTGGGCTAATTACCGCTGGATTAATGTCTATGGCTTTTATGGGTTTTACTGGACTTACCAAAGGATAA
- the rsxD gene encoding electron transport complex subunit RsxD codes for MPFPFFSAPHIHQGTNVSQLMLQVIYALIPALLAYIWYFGYGILINITLTVITAVITEALMLAARGQPLNIFLADGSAVVTGTLLAFCLPALTPWWIPVIGTAFAMIFAKHLYGGLGYNPFNPAMVGYVLLLISFPKEMTTWLPVKDLMINPPLDLKESLKLVFTHIAPEVDSFSGATPLDYTKTQLRLGRAIDEIRSHPLFGGLGGKGWAWINGWFFLGGMWLLYKRVISWHIPSAVLGILLAMSTMFHFLVPNYYPSALFHLTSGGTMLGAFFIATDPVTAAASPRGRLFYGAGIGGLTYIIRTWGGYPDGIAFSVLLMNMAVPVIDYYTQPPVFGHKKDS; via the coding sequence ATGCCCTTTCCTTTCTTTAGTGCTCCCCATATCCATCAAGGGACAAATGTTTCTCAACTGATGCTTCAGGTCATCTATGCGTTGATACCTGCATTGCTAGCTTATATTTGGTATTTTGGTTACGGAATTCTGATTAATATCACCTTGACAGTGATCACTGCGGTGATTACTGAAGCCTTAATGTTAGCGGCGCGAGGGCAACCTCTTAATATTTTTCTTGCCGATGGTAGCGCTGTAGTGACGGGCACTTTATTGGCCTTCTGCTTACCTGCACTTACACCGTGGTGGATACCGGTAATTGGTACAGCGTTTGCCATGATATTTGCCAAGCATCTCTACGGAGGTCTAGGTTACAACCCGTTTAATCCCGCCATGGTAGGTTATGTTTTGCTGCTGATTTCCTTCCCCAAAGAAATGACCACTTGGCTACCGGTTAAAGATTTGATGATCAATCCTCCTTTAGATTTAAAGGAAAGTCTAAAATTAGTATTTACCCATATAGCTCCAGAAGTCGATTCTTTCTCTGGGGCTACCCCTTTGGATTATACTAAAACTCAATTAAGACTAGGCCGCGCTATAGATGAGATTCGTAGCCACCCTCTATTTGGCGGATTGGGAGGTAAAGGTTGGGCGTGGATCAATGGCTGGTTTTTTTTAGGGGGCATGTGGCTCCTCTATAAACGGGTTATTAGCTGGCATATCCCTTCAGCAGTACTGGGAATCTTATTGGCGATGAGTACTATGTTCCATTTTCTTGTTCCTAATTATTACCCGTCTGCCTTATTCCATCTTACTAGTGGAGGCACCATGCTAGGAGCTTTTTTTATTGCTACCGATCCGGTAACAGCAGCGGCGAGTCCACGAGGTCGGTTATTTTACGGCGCTGGAATTGGCGGTTTAACTTATATCATCCGTACTTGGGGGGGATATCCGGATGGGATAGCCTTTAGTGTACTCCTGATGAATATGGCTGTCCCAGTGATTGATTATTACACCCAACCGCCAGTTTTTGGCCATAAGAAAGATTCATAA
- the rsxC gene encoding electron transport complex subunit RsxC, producing MKARQLWSFFGGLTLPDGKNQSTQVPITQADLPEYLIFPLQQPTGNLLIPVVKIGDIVLKGEVVAKAQDNLSVPVHASSSGKVIGIENLPILHPSGLQAPCIIIETDGKETWIDRYPFKDYQQLDPSYLRNLIREMGIIGLGGAGFPTFIKLNSGAKAQVQTLIINGAESEPYISCDDLLMRERAHEIIQGIAILRHALQACHCLMGIEDNKPEAYAALTAAVTTGIEIIKIPTRYPAGGEKQLIKTLTGKEVTSRGLPIDIGVVCHNVGTAAAVYRAIHLGQPLTSRIITVTGSAIDRPKNLEVLLGTPIYHLLNQCRVDQRRINHLIIGGPMMGFTLNDINLPVVKTTNCLLVGIPEPNKSTPVMPCIRCGACAEVCPAHLLPQQLYWYTKAKELDKAQDYHLFDCIECGCCAYVCPSHIPLVHYYRYAKSEIQAQKQEQEQAHRARQRYEFRHRRLEQEQQEQAARQQMQKASLSPSASEDKKRALIQAAVERARSKRIAQKEKLN from the coding sequence ATGAAAGCGCGCCAGCTTTGGTCATTTTTTGGCGGTCTTACGCTACCCGATGGTAAAAATCAATCTACCCAAGTTCCTATTACTCAAGCAGATTTACCGGAATACTTAATATTTCCCCTACAGCAACCTACAGGTAATTTGCTAATACCCGTAGTCAAAATCGGAGATATTGTGCTTAAAGGCGAGGTAGTTGCTAAGGCTCAAGATAATTTGAGTGTTCCAGTTCATGCGTCAAGCTCCGGTAAAGTGATAGGAATTGAAAATCTACCGATTCTTCATCCCTCTGGGTTACAAGCTCCATGTATTATTATTGAAACCGATGGTAAGGAGACATGGATAGATCGTTATCCTTTCAAAGATTATCAGCAACTTGATCCTAGTTATCTACGTAATCTTATTCGTGAGATGGGAATCATTGGTCTTGGGGGCGCTGGATTTCCCACTTTTATTAAGCTTAATTCTGGTGCTAAGGCTCAGGTTCAAACTTTAATTATCAATGGAGCTGAATCTGAGCCTTATATCAGTTGCGATGATCTATTAATGCGAGAGCGTGCCCATGAGATTATCCAAGGGATTGCCATCCTACGTCACGCACTACAAGCTTGCCATTGCCTCATGGGTATTGAAGATAATAAACCAGAAGCTTACGCGGCATTAACGGCCGCAGTTACTACAGGGATTGAGATCATAAAGATTCCAACCCGCTACCCAGCAGGCGGTGAAAAACAGCTTATTAAAACGTTAACAGGCAAAGAAGTTACTAGCCGTGGCTTACCGATTGATATTGGAGTTGTTTGTCACAATGTGGGAACTGCGGCTGCCGTTTATCGTGCTATTCACTTGGGTCAACCCCTCACCTCCCGTATCATTACTGTCACTGGCAGCGCTATTGATCGCCCAAAAAATCTGGAAGTTTTACTCGGAACCCCTATTTATCATCTCCTAAATCAGTGTAGGGTGGATCAGCGCCGGATCAATCACCTCATTATCGGGGGTCCTATGATGGGATTTACCCTTAACGATATCAATTTACCCGTGGTAAAAACCACCAATTGTTTATTGGTAGGCATTCCAGAACCCAATAAATCCACTCCAGTGATGCCCTGTATTCGTTGTGGTGCTTGTGCTGAAGTTTGCCCAGCCCACTTACTTCCACAACAGCTTTATTGGTATACAAAAGCCAAGGAACTGGATAAAGCACAAGACTATCATCTCTTTGATTGTATTGAATGTGGCTGTTGTGCTTACGTTTGCCCTAGCCATATCCCCTTAGTTCATTATTATCGTTATGCTAAAAGTGAAATTCAAGCTCAAAAACAGGAACAAGAACAGGCTCATCGAGCGCGTCAACGATATGAATTTCGGCATCGACGACTAGAACAGGAACAGCAGGAGCAGGCAGCGCGCCAGCAAATGCAAAAGGCTTCACTGTCTCCTTCTGCTAGTGAGGATAAAAAAAGAGCACTCATTCAGGCGGCTGTAGAACGAGCGCGATCAAAACGAATAGCCCAGAAAGAAAAGCTAAATTAA